The Roseofilum capinflatum BLCC-M114 genome window below encodes:
- a CDS encoding Uma2 family endonuclease: MITLNLDPIIQLTPEQFYQLCQENPEVKLERSATGELHIMPPTGGETGRVNTKLIVQLAVWNEQTQLGEVFDSSTGFHLPNGSDRSPDAAWIAQERWHNLTPEQREKFLPLCPDFAVEILSPSDRLAKTQAKMQEYLDNGCRLGWLINRKQRQVEIYRPGKPPEVLDAPTRVSGGEVLPGFSLDLTAIW; this comes from the coding sequence ATGATTACTCTTAATCTCGATCCCATCATTCAACTCACCCCTGAGCAATTTTATCAACTCTGCCAAGAAAACCCAGAAGTTAAACTCGAACGCAGTGCAACGGGAGAACTCCATATCATGCCCCCGACTGGTGGCGAAACGGGCCGTGTAAATACTAAATTGATTGTGCAACTGGCTGTGTGGAATGAACAAACCCAACTCGGTGAAGTGTTCGACTCTTCCACTGGGTTTCATTTACCCAATGGCAGCGATCGCTCCCCAGATGCAGCTTGGATCGCCCAAGAGCGTTGGCACAATCTTACCCCAGAACAACGGGAGAAGTTCCTCCCCCTGTGTCCCGACTTTGCGGTGGAAATTCTCTCTCCGAGCGATCGTTTGGCTAAAACTCAAGCTAAAATGCAGGAATACCTCGATAATGGTTGTCGTCTCGGTTGGTTGATTAATCGCAAACAGCGCCAAGTGGAAATTTACCGTCCCGGAAAACCCCCAGAGGTGTTAGACGCTCCCACCCGTGTATCCGGCGGAGAGGTTTTGCCAGGTTTTTCTCTAGATTTGACTGCC